ATCCTGCTTTGTCAAATCCAATTCTTTTTTTGATAGATGCAAAAAATAAAACATAAGATGCCCTATGAGACCTATGGGGAGAGATTGCAATATCAAACCTTTTCCTGATTTTTTTTATTAAATCTATCATAGAATCTTTGCTTTTTTCAAAGATTATAAGCTCATCAACAAATGGATTGTTTTTTAAGACATCTTTCCCAAAAGATTTTGTAATAATGGCAAGATGTGAGTTTGGATAGATGTTTTTTATAGATTCTAATAATGGCGTAGTTAAAATCAAATCACCTAAGAATGCTGTTTGATAAACTAAAATTTTCATTAAGAAAATTTTAACATAGATTGGATTTGATTTATAATAATAGCTTAAATCTCGTTATTTAAAGGTTAGGCTATGCTCAAAGTGTTTGTTGCTTACGTGTTATTTGCATCTGCTTTGACTGTATTTGTTATATACAAATATTTTAGATTTTTCTTTTGGAGAAAGATAGAAGGGGAGATTTTAGATAAGAGAGTTGAGAGAGTTAAAGAGATAATCAAATATGAGACTTATAAGCCGGTTATAGAATATAAATACCAAGTAGATGGAAAAGAGTACATGTCTAATAGGATATTTATAACTCCTTTTGAATCTGACTACAACACTGCCGAGAAAATAATAAACGATTTTATTGATAAAAAGGTTGTGGTTTATTATAATCCTTTGAATCCTTCAGAAAGCATTCTAAAAAGAAATTTACATGCCGGTATGGTAGTTATGTTAATTGCGTTGATCGGAATTATGCTGCCATTTCTCTACCAAGCATTTGTGGAAGTTATAGGCATTGGAACATCAAAAGAAGATATAGCCTTTTTTGTTAGAAGTTTATTACATTCTTTGTTTGATAATTGATTTAGCTAATTAGCATTTGAATAAGCTTAGTTTGAAGCATACCTAAAATTCCGCTCAATATTACATAAAAGATAACAAGCACCACTACAAACTGAAAGTTTTTAGAATTTTCTGAAGGAACTTTTAAAACCTTTTCACTTCCTATAAAAATAAGGTAAAACATATAAAAACTACTCAAAAACAATGCA
This is a stretch of genomic DNA from Sulfurihydrogenibium sp. YO3AOP1. It encodes these proteins:
- a CDS encoding DUF3592 domain-containing protein is translated as MLKVFVAYVLFASALTVFVIYKYFRFFFWRKIEGEILDKRVERVKEIIKYETYKPVIEYKYQVDGKEYMSNRIFITPFESDYNTAEKIINDFIDKKVVVYYNPLNPSESILKRNLHAGMVVMLIALIGIMLPFLYQAFVEVIGIGTSKEDIAFFVRSLLHSLFDN